A genomic window from Hyla sarda isolate aHylSar1 chromosome 10, aHylSar1.hap1, whole genome shotgun sequence includes:
- the LOC130293288 gene encoding olfactory receptor 5V1-like: MEVKNKTLLNDFILIGFLEGRVVCIILMATVYTMIIIWNFIVFGIIQVDSHLQTPMYFFLSCLSLLDVCFSTVTLPAMLVNAVTGNRRISFYRCFTQLYFFASFGGSESLLLAAMAYDRYVAICNPLRYHVVMNKRFCSGLVAGCLVCGFLNSVFNALMTMKLTFCGDHHINHFFCDVLPVLEAACSDIQSSQVLLCMDALLLGMSPFILVMNSYIRIISTILKICSSEGRQKVFSTCSSHLTVVTIFYITGSLNYNGPSSEDSFILAQVSSFLFGILSPLLNPVIYCLRNKEVKKALEKAITRP; this comes from the coding sequence ATGGAAGTAAAAAACAAGACATTGTTGAATGATTTTATTCTGATTGGATTCTTAGAGGGACGGGTTGTTTGTATAATTTTAATGGCCACCGTTTACACAATGATCATCATCTGGAATTTCATAGTTTTTGGCATCATCCAGGTGGACAGCCATCTCCAGACGCCCATGTATTTCTTCCTGAGTTGTCTATCATTATTGGATGTCTGTTTCTCTACGGTCACCCTCCCGGCTATGCTGGTCAATGCTGTCACCGGGAACAGGAGGATATCCTTTTACAGATGTTTCACACAGCTCTATTTCTTTGCTAGTTTTGGAGGATCTGAAAGTCTTCTTCTGGCTGCCATGGCTTATGACCGATATGTAGCCATATGTAACCCCCTCCGTTACCATGTTGTTATGAATAAGAGGTTTTGCTCAGGGTTAGTTGCGGGGTGTTTGGTTTGCGGGTTTTTGAATTCCGTGTTCAACGCCTTGATGACCATGAAGCTGACATTCTGTGGAGATCATCATATCAACCATTTCTTCTGTGATGTCCTTCCAGTGTTGGAAGCAGCTTGTAGTGACATTCAGAGCAGCCAAGTATTGTTATGTATGGACGCACTGTTACTAGGGATGTCTCCTTTTATCCTTGTGATGAATTCCTACATACGGATCATCTCCACCATCCTGAAGATCTGCTCCTCGGAAGGAAGACAGAAGGTCTTCTCCACGTGTTCCTCTCACCTCACAGTTGTCACTATCTTTTACATTACAGGCTCTCTTAACTACAATGGTCCTAGTTCTGAAGATTCTTTCATCCTTGCTCAAGTGTCGTCTTTTCTCTTTGGTATACTTTCCCCATTGTTAAACCCTGTAATCTACTGTTTGAGAAACAAAGAAGTGAAGAAAGCCTTGGAGAAAGCAATAACTAGACCATAA